The genomic interval ATGCTGAACCATCAATTATCCTTACAATTTGCTGAAGTGAGCTTTCAAGGACAGCAATCTTTTGCCGTATGCTACCAgctaaacataaaaaaataattgcttTCAGTTCCAGTTGCTGAACAAGGACAGAAATAGAGTGCAGAAATTCATAGACAAAACAGAAGTTGCACAATAACTCTTTATGACTGAAAGTTAGGGGCTTACAATCTAATGATGCCTCCTTCATGGCTCTGTTTAACTGCATTACATCACTTTGGACTGAGTCTACCACCATCCCCATCTTATGTACTGAGCTTGCCAGATGCTGAAATTTGCGCTCAACATCCTCATTAGTAACCTGACCTGCTGATATACCCATCTGTCAGTTATACTGATGAGAAAATACTATGGCAGTACAACAACTTAGTGATTTGGAGTCCAGATAAagaatgatttcaattgaactTTCTATTATAAAAGCATGCAGCGATCATCTTACATTCTATGCAGAATAGAAAAACAGAACCCAGTTGGAAAAAACAAAGTGTGCCTGGAACTCAGGTGAAATGCTGCTATTCTGGTATAAACGAAATGAAGGATATATGAGATGTAGTGCGTGGGTCTTGAGAGTTTACATCTAGTATCTGCAATGGAGGGGTTCCAGCGGTGCATTGGGTTGCTTGGTACTTTTGCCAGTTGCAGCTGAGACTCTTCTCGCGCGCAAGAAGCTGAACTGGCTGGTAAAGAGGACATCCTCTTGGATGAGTCATCATGCAAGCCAAATCTCTGTACAACAATGAAGACATGAATGAATGTTAATGGGCAAGATACAAAACACTACACATGCCATTTCTAACTAGTCAAGCTGTAATTAGATGCACAGGTACAGAAATCTCAGTTTGTGATGCACCAATGATGCTTCCATGAATAATGCAAAAGTAATTTATGAGGAACAGGCATTCATGTAATGAAATCGTGTAACTGCATGTATAAGGGTGGGTGTCAATTGCAAACAGTTTTACAGGACAGACAAAAACGGAGTTCAATTCCCTGATTTATCAGTGCAAGCGTGCAGCAAGGTGGTGGGCAGCAGAGTGAGCAATTTGTACCACTAGTAATCAAAACAAATCTGAAATTGCAGGAACAGCCTACTCATAGTAATTGGACCTTGCACTATCTATTAGTCGTTCTGCagcatacatttttttttttttgcaactgcgaccagagataaaaaaaaactgacaaatGCTGTATCAATACTGAATCTGATATGGATTTTCACCAAAAATCCACAAGGCAATTCAGCGGAAGACTCTGATAAACACCGAACAACAAACAGGGACAGGAGTGAGTGGAATCCCCAATCAGTAAGGCACCGAAAAATACCAAAATCCATTGGGCGGCAGAAACAAGAGCGAgggggagaaagagaggagaggagaggagaggtgaggtgagACCTGATCGCGGgtgggggaagggaggagggtgAGGAGGTTGTCGTCGAGGGAGACCTGCGAGAACTGCGACTGCGAGTGCAAGAGCGAGGCGGAGGCGCCCTGCGAGAAGGACTGCTGCGACTGCGAGAGCGGCTGCGACCGCGGCTgagacgccaccgccaccgccacggaaCCGGAAGCCGACGCGCCGCTGCTCCCTCCGGTCCTCCTGAACACACCACACCACCCCACCATGAGCAAAAACACAACATGCATGAGCGTTGAGCAGAAGGGGATTACCGGGGAGGGAGGACGGAGATGGAGGCGATGTCGCAGGCCTTGTTCATCTTAAGCTTCATGCCGCCGATCGCCGCCGATCGCCGTAGCCTTCtccttcgccgtcgccttcgccggggagagagagagaatattcGCAAATTTGAATTTCTTCCTGCTCTGCTTGCTTTCTGGTGGGTCCCTGTTCTCCGCCTTTTATAGGCACCACAGCTCCCCGTGTGGGCCCGCCCTTGCGCATGGCAGCTCTGAGGCTGACACATGGGGCCCGAGTTTTGAATAATTGCGGCTATGTCAtgtatgggtgtgtttagtgcACCGAAACATAATTTTAGGATGTCCCATCATTTGATAAAATGTCAGAAGAGGTTTTCggatatgaatgaaaaaactaatttcataactcacctggaaactgcgagacgaatttattaaacctaattaatccgtcgttgtcacatgtgggttattgtagcaATGGCTAATAATgtactaattagactcaaaagattcgtcttgtgatttccatacaaactgtgcaattatttttttctttttttatctatatttaatgctccatgcatatttccaaagattcgatgtgatgtttctaagaaaaaaaatcctgggaactaaacaaggcctatacAAAATTAACATTCAAATTGCGGCAGAGAAGAAATTAGGAGTGCTCTGCTATGCAACTGCAAACACAACTCAAAACAGGAATACATCTCTTGCACAGATTCAAAACAAATAAGGTCCagtctttttttatttgagatttTCTTGATACTAGTATTTTGTGATAACAGGATACATTAGCACACTGTTCTTGTGATCAGAACTTCAGGAGCACAGGACTAATAGTATATGGGCAATTTGTTCTGACCATAAAAAGAacaacattttttattattttgcattATTATCGGATCAATGCGCCAAATACCCCCAACGTATACAGCGAGAAGGGAGGTACATGATCACTGGTTTAGTTCCACAGTCCAGCCCATACAATCGTCCACATGACCCATCTGGAGGCTTGTAAGTGAAGTATACAGCTGCTGACACACCACGCCCACTCCTTGGTTGCCATATTCCACCCTGCAAGGTTAGCAGTACAATTTTCGGCTCTTATATGTCTTGTCATAACTATCTCAAGAACAAACTTAGCATAGTTAAATATCTCATTTTAATGCGTGCGGCAGCACGACTCCAATTGCTCTACAATTATCATGGGCAACCAATCCCGAAAGATCTCAAGTTTATAGCTAACTGACCACCTGCGCGTGTAATACTACATTCCATATCATGTTGCATTTCGGCTTTTCTAAAAACAGAGAAAATGTTGACTCTCAGACCAAACGCTGGTAAAGCAATTGGTGGTGTTTGTAACAGGATGACATGATCATGCCAGGTAAATGTTGAGGtaataattacaaaaaaaaaaaccctaagaAATGATCACAAGTGAGAAAATCATATCAGCATGGTGAAAAGTTAAGGAAAACCTAGCCTATGAAACACGTAGCTAATCCAAGGTCTTCTTCACCAGGTTTTATTTTTACCGAGGTAGTACCATTTGTTTTGGTGCTATTTCTAGTAGAGTAGTAACTAACTAATCCAGTCTTATCCCGAAACTGCTGTGATATGTGTTCTAAAGACATTAGCTGCAAATTTTTACTGCATCAAATAGCCATATTGCACAGCAAGTAAGCTTTCAAGCAAAGCAGAAGTTTCACCTTTGCCCCAGATAAGTTATGCTCCCCACAGGGGACACCACAACAGCTGTTCCCGTGCAGAAAACTTCATCAGCTTCAAGAAGCTCATCCACTGACACAAGGCGCTCCTCAACCTTACAGTAAGTTAACATTAATTAAAGCTACATAACATTAACAAAAGCAtttaaataacatattttttctTCCTGTAATCAATGAGGAAATAACCCTATGATGGGCCAACAACAGCTCTTCCAGGCCACTAGGAAAATAGGATCTGGTTAATCATTTAAGTAAACTTGAGCTACTGGTGAAAACAAGAATTTAATTTGGTATTGTGGAATGGTAACTGTAAAAAGCTTATCTCAAATTCACAGGTAAAATGCACTAGGCAGTCATTTCTTTCCTGGTCTCCATGATGCTGATGAGTAATTTACCATGAAGCCTTTTCTCTGAGCAACTTCAAGAATACTTTTCCTTGTTATACCAGGCAGTATGGTTCCTTTTATTGCTGGAGTAGAAATAACATTGCCCTGATGCGGGAAAATAACATGATTAcgacgataaaaaaaaaaagaacctaaACGAATTACACATCCTAAGGGAACTTGTGCCATTTCACTGCATAAAACCTAAATAAGCATTGGCCAAATGGGAACGCCTAATCatgcaacaacaaaaaaatatcGATTAGGTTGTAATTGACTAAGTAGTATAACATCATGCGCTTCGCTGAGGAAAAACTACTTCTGACTACAGCTACTGAAAATATTTGCTAAAATAAGCATAGGTATAAGAGAAGGATCATACTTTCACAATAAAGATATTGCACGAAGACACTTCTTCCAGATATTTCTTGTGAACGGCATCTAGATAGAGGACATCTGAATATCCTTtctgttttgcaatcctctgtgcTTTTAATACCTACATGGTGGCAACAAATATGGAAACTGAGAAACCATAAGATTAAAACTAAAACAGTGTGAGTAATAGCACataatgtatgtatatatgctagAATATCAGTATTCAGTAAACAAATCATCACTGACTGACTCTAACTTCCATTTCAGGCTAATTTTACCACAACATCACTTCCTCACAAATCACAACGAGTGAGATTTTCCATTTCCGGTTATTTGTctcaaggggaaaaaaattaaaataagccGTGAGCTGACCATTTGAAACTAAATAATATGAAATCCACATAGATATCCAACATAATAGCTTCATAGGAACAAAAATGTTTACATTTTAAGTTTCGAATTCAATTACTCTTGAAACAATAGAGAAGCCTAACTGCGTAAGCAATAGAATTTAGAGGGTACATAGTTACATGCTGTACATATAGCAGAATAAGCAATAGCCAATAGGTAAGTACATAGTTGCAAATATAACTAACTAGATGATGGCCACAGAAGCTGTAAATTAAATAGTTGTAGCTTTCATAGATGCAGTGCCAGAAGTTACCGAGGCATAGTTTCCAATGGTTTTCACTCCGCCAGTTCCACCAGGGGCAGCACGGTGAAAGTTTTCTTCTATAATCAAGTTAATAGGGGCTAAACCTTCCTGTAAATCAAAGATAACAAATTTAATCAGCATGTATGGTAGTTTACAAAGATAACAGGGGATGAATTTCTATTCTTGGTGGAATCAGGAATCGTGATAGCAAATCTGCTTGTGATGTAATTCCAATTCCACTATCCTATAATCACTGCAAAAGGAATATTATTTCCCTAGGATACATGGTTCTTTACATATTGGATGAGTTGCTCGAGTATCTGGTGGAAGTTAAGTTAAAAACTTAACACAAACCTTGAAATAGTTCCCAACAGGGGAGACAAAAATCATAAAGGTATACTCAGGAGCAGGTGCAAGACCAAGGACAGCTCCACTTCCCATAAGCAGCGGCCTTATATACAGGGAGCCTTTACCGGTTGGGGGCACCTACAAATATAGTACATTAAAGAGAGTGACAGGATTATGAAGACAAAAGATTGTTGAATGCAGAACTTAATCCAAGAGCATAGGAAAACATAAAATTTCTTACCCATCTTTTATTTGCCAAAACGGTTTGCTTTACTGCATCCACAAATTGTTCAAGAGTTGGTGCAGGCATACACATCCTCTCTGCACCATTTCTCATCCTTATGGCATTCTCCTCCGGACGAAACAGCAGAATGGATCCATCTGTTTTTCTATATGCCTTTAAGCCCTCAAACAATCCCTATGTACGAAAATAATCACTGTTTAAGCGCAGTAAATTCATTTAGGACTTCAAAGAGTACCTATTTCACATGTTACCAATGTTTGAAGTTCCCAATCCACTGTAGAAACTCCCTACTAACCTGTCCATAATTTAAGACTCCAGCAGATGGGCTCAGTTCTATAGGTCCAAATGGTACCATTTCTCCTTTGGAAAAGTTCCCATCTGGCCCGCATTTTGCAATATACATAAAATCTGTCTGGACAAGGCCAAAACCGAGGTTCTCCCAGTCCAAATCAGCCACCGCAGAGGTTTCCCTGCAAGTTATACGATCAGGACAATATTTATCACTTGTGGACTTGATTGAAACGTAACCCATGGCAGTGAGACTTGTCATATACAGTTCATATTTACATACATGTAGTTAGTTGCTAGAGAAGCTTCGCATCCTATCGCGCAGTGAGCCTTGGAGAAAGGAGGTGGCACTGAATAAGTGTGATTCTTGATCTGCAGTAGCAAGAAGAGGTGGGGAAAAAAAGATATTCTTCTATCAGATCAAAAGGCCATCGAAAGTTGAAGATATTTAAACCCGGATGCATCTTTGCTAGTAGTAGGAAATACAATATGACAATAAATCAGACGAGGCTTGAATCTATGCATGGGATGGGACCAGTAGGGCCAATCAAGCACAAATTTCACTCAAAAGGACCAGAGAGATGGCATCTACTCTACAGCACTAGAGTCTAGAGTAGCCACTACCACACGCCAATGAATGATACAGTAGACAACTTAGTTGTGCCTGATTCATTTATTTAGGAATTCAGATGATGACAGTCCAGAACAAGGAAAATAGGGAAAACGAACAGCTTTGTTATGGTAATGGTCATTTAGCCTAAACCTTTACAAGTAACCAACAATTAGAGCTAAACGCCACGTCTTAATCCCTTCATGTATGATTAGACGCTCGAATCGCTGGGCAACAACTAGTTAGGAGATTcactgtttaaaaaaaaaagagggagaaaaagaagaaaaggttcGCTCCCCATTCTAGTTCAAAAGTATCCACTCACGCAGGCAGGCAGCAAGTAGTAGAAACGCATGGTATTGCAAAGCGAAGACGAGAAAAATaggtggggagggaggcgagTTTGAGATTGAGAAGAGAGTACCGGAAGCGACggcgtggagagagagaggtgaggacGCCGctggccggcgagcggcggagacaGCGGGAGGGCGCCGCGGGAGGTGAGGTGGAGCTCCATTCGGTTTGCTCTCCGATGGGTttgagcaggcggcggcggggggcgaaGACAATGgcaatgcggcggcggcggcggcggaaaccgTCGTCGTCCGAATAAAATAGCGGCGGCCGCGAGCGCAAAACACACACAAGGCTAACTAGTTGGTCCCACCGGTCATTGACTCGCGGGACCAGCTGCCGCAGCCATGCCTTGAGCTCGGCCAGATCCGGCGCCTCGTGGCCAGCTCCGCCAgccacgacctcgccggcggccagctCTGGTGAGAGGTTCACCGGCGAGTGCGGGCTCCACGCCGAGAATTCCGGCCGCTGCCTCCTCTGGTGAGtcctttctttttctgttttttttttgaacggtacttttctttttctgttgtTTGTCTATGTGATGCGTTTTTCAAATATAATcacataaatttaaatttgagtaaagtgtacgggcggtacttaaacttgtaggggtgtGTTATCCGGGTTCCTAgactctcaaaatacatatccaaGCTCCAGAACTTATCATAATGTGTCATCTAGATTCTAAATCGCCACAACCTCTTCAGGATCTTACGTGACGTTAACGTGGTATATGACACAACtctacaagtttaagaaccgtcaatgcactttactcattaaattttgagtaaattCCACCAACTATATTAGATAAAACTATGGCAAactataaaatttattaaagattttgtatcacaaaattataaatttaatgtaaaaaatattttaaaaaattatatatgtttttaagatggttttgtgaaatttattaCCATTATTAGATTTTTGTACATGCCTAGCTTTCCAatagctgattttttttatatgggtGTATTTGATAAATGGGTTATAAGAGGTAGGTTTGAAAAGATACAAGAGGTGCGAAGAATGGATGGTTAAAATACAATATTATCCTTTAAAGGGTGAAATAATATTTTCCTATCCGCCAAATAATTAGATATGTGAGTGATTTTTAACAGGTGGtcaaaattaaacaattagaaCGAGCTAATACTTCCTCTATGCTTTTTCTAAGTTGGGTTAGCTCGAACATTTGGGAAAGAAGGTATTAGACAGGTAGCATCCATAAGGTTGTCTTcacctctcttttttctctttatctCACTTATTTATTTAATACATTTATTTTAAAGTATAtgtagggttaattcttatatattaaaattataagttaatacttattatttttctctcttatttatACTATGAGAGCAGATATATAGTATTATTGATGGAGATCAAAGCCCGGGCCACAGATTGAGAAGGAGAACTTGGGTACACAATGGAGATCAATATGCATGGGAACATAATACCTCTGTTGTAGGTGTAGCAGCAGCTGAACAACCATTGTGCGCCATATATatctgcaaattaattaagctctctctctctctctctctctctctctctctatctctctggGTGCCTTAATTTTAGCTAACTATGAGTACGTATTTGCCTCGATCTCGCACCACAGCTGCTTAATTAAGTGCTTAATATATGAAGGTAGCTATATATGCCTATGTTGCGCggaggggtttatatagatcGAGAGAGAGATGACATCATTCATTGACATGCATGCAGCACTTAGTTACTATACATTCGTTTTAGAGTTAGGCAAGCCAGCGTACTGAGAAAGCAGATAACATTAAATGAGAAAGAattatgattgattgagaaaATAAAGTAGGTAAATAATTTAAATGGTGAAATTAATTAACGACGTGATTTGTTGATAGGAGAAgttgttgttatattttaagataaaatttaaaggataaaagttgttatattttgagatggagggaataataattaataattgatatctgttttaaaatatagctacctatACATGATGAGATATTTCCTAAtaatataaatctgaacaatATGAAAAATGTGCTATGTTTTAGGATGGAGATAGTAGCTAGTTTACGATTATGAACTGAGCTTTTTGTGTTATACTATAAAAGATATAGTTAGCTCTCCCGGCCCAGTTGCCCACGTTGCTCACGCCCTTTActtttaaataataatttatctctactattatactattataaaaattaaagatgtttctaCTAATACTTTGGTACGTAGTTCGTATctgagtcgatttttaagttcgttcacttttaaaaatatataaggagtcgtataagaaatccttTTAAAAAATTCGCATGTTAACTTGTGACGAGAGTCAAACTCCTAATTGCTTTAGAATTGACCATCATCCCAATAAAAGTTCCAACTTATATATCaatattatcaaaaaaaatctcatataccttctagacaaaaaaaattctgacaattatatgaataaaatagcctttacccgttgcaacgtacgggcatttttctagttagTAGAAATATGATAAATTATAAGTCATGTTTAAAGTTTATTTATGATAAAATATgttataacaaaacaaatgatatttttataaattgttttagatagaatgaatgatcaaatatgatGTCAAAAATCAACAATGTTAAAAAACGAAGGAAACAATAAGTTCATTACTACAGTATGAACTGACTTTTGGGTCAACGGCACTAGCTACACTCGTCAAAATCCACTAGATGCATGGCAAAGAATTTCGGTACCCGGTTCCTTTTGTCTTTATATGATACTTCCTCAGTTAcaaatgatcatcatattattaaatattaaaacttttaaattgaTCATCAACCCTAGTCCTTTATTTAATATGCAGTATTATCGTATTTGTggatacaaattaattaagtatgcATATATGCAGGGGTAGTTAAGCACTGTTTCTAGTGCATCCAGGGAGTTAAAATTAAAGTCCCATATTTATGGATTTTACCTCACCATATACTCAACTTAAATGAAATTAGTTATATCACCGTGTATAGCAAATTATTTATActatg from Oryza glaberrima chromosome 3, OglaRS2, whole genome shotgun sequence carries:
- the LOC127765489 gene encoding branched-chain amino acid aminotransferase 2, chloroplastic-like, which codes for MELHLTSRGALPLSPPLAGQRRPHLSLSTPSLPIKNHTYSVPPPFSKAHCAIGCEASLATNYMETSAVADLDWENLGFGLVQTDFMYIAKCGPDGNFSKGEMVPFGPIELSPSAGVLNYGQGLFEGLKAYRKTDGSILLFRPEENAIRMRNGAERMCMPAPTLEQFVDAVKQTVLANKRWVPPTGKGSLYIRPLLMGSGAVLGLAPAPEYTFMIFVSPVGNYFKEGLAPINLIIEENFHRAAPGGTGGVKTIGNYASVLKAQRIAKQKGYSDVLYLDAVHKKYLEEVSSCNIFIVKGNVISTPAIKGTILPGITRKSILEVAQRKGFMVEERLVSVDELLEADEVFCTGTAVVVSPVGSITYLGQRVEYGNQGVGVVCQQLYTSLTSLQMGHVDDCMGWTVELNQ